From Aedes albopictus strain Foshan chromosome 1, AalbF5, whole genome shotgun sequence, one genomic window encodes:
- the LOC134292158 gene encoding uncharacterized protein LOC134292158, with translation MPPKRTPVKNMEGGGSNSAAASNDDAVEEFDALVHMRGSAKAKLTRVKHMMDQIVEEEITLPQVKVHQKKVEAAYKEFSDYHERIMAVCPPSKRQDQDCKYVEFETLYDDISLALETWIEMLSQTNRNQQPIVVQPSLPRAIPHFDGKYEQWEKFKVMFRDVVDRSNDPPRIKLYHLEKALIGDAAGIIDAKTIADGNYDHAWEILAERFEDKRRMVDHHISGLLNMRKMSQESHSELRELVDSCVGHVENLKHLGLDFTGVSDTIVTHILSNALDDETKKLWESSVAHGELPEYEDTVKFLKGRISVLERCQKSTSDSKVKQSARGAVKGLVSGKQSSNVKVNVVSSSSCEFCAGDHLAFKCSTFNGLSAEDRLKMVRDKQVCFNCLRRGHRSGECKSSKTCSKCKRKHHTLLHTEGGSVQNSSSSNSSVTDQQQVPKQAAQPDNANVPGSSTPNTVASNVVEKPISQVLLLTAMVNILDKHGKPQSCRALLDSGSQVNFISEAMLEKLQVDREEIDIPITGINSVRSSVRQQARVEVRSKQNGFKMELDCLVSPKVTGNLPTFKVDAATWNIPAGIQLADPTFFRPGQVDLLIGMEWYDDVLKSGRLKLSEDLPTLQDSQFGWLIGGKYASAFCGTIVNSNVATPSSDSLNELMQKFWEVESVSSEKCVMTEAEQCEQHFQSTVRRNEDGRYVVQFPLRESISQLGDSRPMALRRFYALEAKLQKNPDIKKQYDEFVDEYEQLGHCKEVHEAEDPVGLQRWYLPHHAVLKPSNTTTKCRVVFDASAKVGGMALDDVMMVGPTIQPDLLTIILKFRMYRYVLSADIAKMYRQVLKDKCHTPLQRIFYRKKPNESLRVLELQTVTYGTAAAPFLAIRALYQLAIDEEAEYPLAAELVKKMFYVDNVLFGGNNLVEVRDLQRELISLLQRGGFHLHKWAANDERLLDSIPEEDRDKLVKIEESSANEVIKTLGLTWDPVGDDFLFRAQSGCNNPAPTKRQVLSVIARLFDPLGLLSPVIVLAKVLMQKLWKNKMDWDDRLDEELLDDWRYFLNALPLAEDFRVPRRVISEEAARIEIHGFADASNTAYGACVYLRSVHSDGTASSSLVTSKSKVCSITPMSIPRKELMAALLLHRLVKKVVDAMELEHVPVTLWSDSQVVIAWLNKPLDCLQVFVRNRVAEITSESEHVWKYVRSADNPADIVSRGMPAKALATSNLWWNGPFFLCSAAYDEVVPAALEDGEIPELKPAVSVNVATVYEELPILTKFESFRKTQRIIAYVLRFIKNCRKIGERSTATTPTISELKEANKRIIQAIQRSELQDEIDHLQAGEPCKRIGNLNPFLDDGLLRVGGRIRHSKLAYEVKHQWIVPDKHPVTRRLIAAVHRENLHAGPSSVITALRERYWILNARSTVRKVTRSCIICFKSSPKLAEQFMGDLPSYRITAAPTFLKVGVDFAGPIYIKQTARKAAPVKGYICVFVCLVSKAMHLEVVENLSTEAFLAALQRFVSRRGVPEEVYSDNGTNFIGARSELRELYELFKSDLTNGKLSQFCQVKEIKWTTIPPNAPHFGGLWEAGVKSVKSVLKKVYQSASLTIMEFATLLCQIEAILNSRPLFAHSSDPNDPTVLTPGHLMINRPLTAISEPSLDDIPINRLSKWQHIQLLRQHFWQRWSKEYLVELQCRSKWTKKHVNVVPNMIVLLKEDNVPPQQWKMGRIVKTYPGPDDLTRVVDVRVGTSVFKRPIHKLAPLPIFEEEPLRSTHQDEDSKEPPVSLFSRVAACSVRNAAN, from the coding sequence ATGCCGCCGAAGCGTACACCTGTGAAGAATATGGAAGGTGGTGGTAGCAATTCCGCCGCCGCCAGCAACGACGACGCAGTGGAAGAGTTCGACGCGCTGGTGCACATGCGTGGTTCAGCAAAGGCGAAGCTGACACGCGTCAAGCACATGATGGATCAAATCGTAGAGGAGGAGATCACGCTGCCGCAGGTCAAGGTGCACCAGAAGAAAGTGGAAGCTGCCTACAAGGAGTTTTCGGACTACCATGAACGCATCATGGCGGTCTGCCCACCGAGTAAGAGACAGGATCAAGACTGTAAGTACGTTGAATTTGAAACATTGTACGACGACATTTCCCTCGCTCTCGAAACATGGATCGAGATGCTGAGTCAAACGAATCGTAATCAACAACCGATTGTGGTTCAACCGTCGCTTCCTCGTGCCATTCCGCATTTCGATGGCAAATACGAGCAGTGGGAAAAATTTAAGGTCATGTTTAGGGACGTGGTCGATAGATCGAATGATCCGCCACGAATTAAGCTCTACCATTTGGAAAAGGCTCTAATTGGGGACGCAGCTGGCATAATTGATGCAAAAACCATCGCTGATGGCAATTATGACCATGCATGGGAAATTTTAGCAGAAAGGTTTGAAGACAAGCGACGAATGGTTGATCATCACATCTCTGGGCTACTCAATATGAGGAAAATGTCGCAAGAAAGCCACTCTGAGTTGAGAGAGTTGGTCGATTCATGTGTTGGTCATGTCGAAAATTTGAAACATTTGGGTCTAGATTTTACTGGGGTATCAGATACAATCGTAACGCACATCCTATCCAATGCGTTGgacgatgagacaaagaagttgtGGGAATCCTCGGTCGCCCATGGGGAGTTGCCTGAATATGAGGACACTGTCAAATTTCTGAAAGGTCGCATTTCCGTACTTGAACGTTGTCAAAAGTCCACTAGTGATAGTAAGGTCAAACAATCCGCGCGTGGTGCAGTCAAAGGACTCGTGTCCGGCAAGCAGTCGTCGAACGTGAAGGTGAACGTGGTGTCATCAAGCAGCTGTGAGTTCTGTGCAGGAGACCATCTGGCGTTCAAGTGCTCTACGTTCAACGGATTGTCGGCGGAGGATCGCTTGAAGATGGTGCGTGATAAACAGGTGTGCTTCAATTGCTTGCGACGTGGTCACCGAAGTGGAGAATGCAAATCGAGCAAGACGTGTTCGAAGTGTAAGCGGAAGCATCATACGCTGCTCCATACAGAAGGTGGTTCAGTGCAAAATTCAAGTTCCAGCAATTCCAGTGTGACAGATCAGCAGCAGGTTCCAAAGCAAGCGGCGCAGCCAGACAACGCAAATGTTCCGGGTAGCAGTACACCTAACACCGTGGCTTCGAATGTGGTCGAGAAGCCAATTTCGCAAGTGCTGTTGCTGACTGCAATGGTCAACATTTTGGACAAACATGGAAAACCGCAATCATGTCGCGCTCTTTTGGACAGTGGTTCGCAGGTCAACTTCATCTCGGAGGCGATGTTGGAAAAGCTGCAAGTGGATCGAGAAGAAATCGACATTCCAATCACCGGAATCAACAGCGTCAGATCCAGCGTTCGACAACAGGCGAGGGTGGAGGTTCGTTCGAAGCAGAATGGTTTCAAGATGGAGTTGGATTGCTTGGTCTCGCCGAAGGTAACAGGAAACCTGCCGACCTTCAAGGTTGACGCAGCTACATGGAACATTCCCGCTGGAATCCAGTTGGCAGACCCTACGTTCTTCCGTCCAGGACAAGTGGATTTGCTAATTGGAATGGAATGGTACGACGATGTGCTCAAGTCTGGTCGTCTGAAGCTGTCAGAAGATCTGCCCACGCTCCAAGATTCGCAATTTGGCTGGTTGATTGGTGGAAAATATGCTAGTGCTTTTTGTGGAACAATTGTGAACTCTAATGTGGCAACACCATCAAGTGACTCTTTAAACGAACTGATGCAAAAGTTTTGGGAAGTGGAAAGTGTTTCCAGTGAGAAGTGCGTGATGACTGAAGCTGAACAGTGTGAGCAGCATTTCCAGTCTACAGTTCGTCGAAATGAAGATGGTCGATACGTAGTACAGTTTCCACTTCGGGAATCAATCAGCCAGCTTGGAGATTCGAGACCAATGGCGCTGAGGAGATTCTACGCACTGGAGGCAAAATTGCAGAAGAACCCGGACATCAAGAAGCAGTACGACGAATTCGTGGATGAATACGAGCAGCTTGGACATTGCAAGGAAGTGCATGAAGCAGAAGATCCTGTTGGTTTGCAAAGATGGTATCTACCGCACCACGCGGTACTCAAGCCGTCGAATACGACTACCAAGTGTCGCGTCGTGTTTGATGCATCGGCAAAGGTTGGTGGAATGGCATTGGACGACGTGATGATGGTTGGCCCTACAATTCAACCTGATTTGCTGACgatcattttgaaatttcgtaTGTATCGGTATGTGCTAAGCGCTGACATCGCTAAGATGTATCGGCAAGTGTTGAAGGACAAGTGTCATACTCCGCTACAACGCATTTTCTACAGGAAGAAGCCCAACGAGTCACTGCGTGTCTTGGAGCTTCAAACTGTGACGTACGGTACAGCTGCAGCACCATTTCTGGCCATTCGTGCACTGTATCAACTGGCAATCGACGAGGAAGCAGAATATCCTTTGGCAGCGGAGCTGGTGAAGAAGATGTTCTACGTGGACAACGTACTTTTTGGTGGAAACAATTTGGTAGAAGTGAGAGACCTCCAACGAGAGTTGATTTCGCTACTGCAACGCGGAGGTTTTCATCTACACAAGTGGGCTGCAAATGATGAACGACTCCTGGACTCTATTCCTGAGGAGGATCGAGATAAACTGGTAAAGATTGAAGAATCTAGTGCCAATGAGGTAATTAAGACCCTTGGGCTTACGTGGGATCCGGTCGGAGATGATTTTCTGTTCCGGGCACAATCTGGCTGCAACAATCCAGCACCGACAAAACGGCAAGTTCTGTCAGTTATAGCAAGGCTTTTCGATCCCCTCGGCCTGTTGTCACCAGTAATCGTTCTCGCAAAGGTTTTGATGCAGAAGCTGTGGAAGAACAAGATGGATTGGGACGATCGGCTGGATGAAGAACTACTCGACGACtggagatattttttgaacgcGCTGCCACTTGCAGAGGACTTCCGAGTTCCTCGGCGGGTAATTTCGGAGGAAGCGGCAAGGATTGAAATCCATGGATTTGCAGACGCGTCAAATACAGCCTACGGAGCATGTGTGTACCTTCGGTCGGTGCATTCCGATGGTACTGCGAGTTCGAGCTTAGTTACAAGCAAGTCAAAAGTCTGTTCCATAACGCCTATGTCCATCCCGCGCAAGGAGCTGATGGCAGCTCTACTCCTGCATCGATTGGTTAAGAAAGTGGTTGACGCAATGGAATTGGAACACGTTCCGGTTACTCTCTGGTCCGACAGCCAAGTGGTCATTGCGTGGCTAAACAAGCCGTTGGACTGCCTGCAAGTATTCGTGAGGAATCGTGTAGCCGAGATTACAAGCGAAAGTGAACATGTTTGGAAGTACGTTCGCTCTGCAGACAACCCAGCAGATATTGTATCGCGAGGCATGCCAGCGAAAGCGCTCGCGACGAGCAACCTATGGTGGAATGGACCGTTTTTCCTGTGCAGCGCAGCATATGACGAAGTGGTTCCTGCAGCTCTGGAagatggagagattcctgaactgAAGCCGGCAGTATCTGTCAACGTGGCAACTGTATACGAGGAGCTTCCGATATTGACAAAGTTTGAGTCATTTCGGAAGACACAAAGGATCATCGCCTACGTTTTAAGGTTCATCAAAAACTGTCGTAAGATTGGTGAACGAAGCACTGCAACGACGCCCACGATTTCTGAACTGAAGGAGGCAAACAAGCGGATCATCCAAGCGATCCAGAGGAGCGAACTTCAGGATGAAATCGATCACCTGCAAGCGGGGGAGCCATGCAAGAGAATCGGCAATCTGAATCCTTTCTTGGACGACGGATTACTACGAGTTGGAGGTAGAATTCGTCACAGCAAACTAGCATACGAGGTAAAGCATCAATGGATCGTTCCGGACAAGCACCCCGTAACGAGAAGACTCATCGCAGCGGTACATAGAGAAAACCTGCATGCTGGTCCGAGTAGCGTGATCACAGCCCTAAGAGAGCGCTACTGGATACTGAACGCTAGATCGACGGTACGAAAGGTGACGAGAAGTTGCATCATTTGCTTCAAATCAAGCCCGAAGCTTGCTGAGCAGTTCATGGGAGACTTGCCGTCGTATCGCATCACCGCTGCACCTACGTTTTTGAAAGTTGGAGTAGACTTCGCTGGACCTATCTACATAAAGCAAACCGCCAGGAAAGCAGCTCCAGTGAAAGGCTACATATGCGTATTTGTCTGTTTGGTTTCGAAGGCAATGCACTTGGAAGTGGTGGAGAACCTATCCACTGAAGCGTTTTTGGCAGCACTACAAAGATTCGTATCCAGAAGAGGAGTACCCGAGGAAGTGTATAGCGACAACGGAACGAATTTCATCGGCGCGCGATCAGAGCTTCGTGAGTTGTACGAGCTCTTCAAGTCCGACCTAACCAACGGTAAGCTATCACAGTTCTGTCAAGTCAAGGAGATTAAGTGGACCACGATTCCCCCAAATGCACCTCACTTTGGAGGGCTATGGGAGGCGGGCGTTAAAAGCGTGAAGTCTGTTCTGAAGAAAGTCTATCAGTCCGCCTCTCTAACAATAATGGAATTTGCGACCTTGCTGTGTCAAATCGAGGCTATTCTAAACTCTAGACCTCTTTTTGCACATTCCTCTGACCCCAATGACCCAACCGTTTTAACCCCTGGCCATTTAATGATCAATAGACCTTTAACTGCTATTTCTGAGCCTAGTCTTGACGACATCCCCATCAACCGCCTGTCAAAATGGCAGCACATTCAGCTTCTTCGACAGCATTTTTGGCAACGCTGGTCGAAAGAGTATTTGGTAGAGCTTCAATGTCGTTCGAAGTGGACGAAGAAGCACGTCAATGTAGTCCCTAACATGATCGTCCTGTTGAAGGAAGATAACGTAccacctcaacagtggaaaatgggTAGAATCGTCAAAACCTATCCAGGTCCCGATGATCTCACTCGTGTCGTCGACGTTCGTGTGGGCACCAGCGTTTTCAAGCGGCCAATCCACAAGTTGGCACCCCTGCCCATCTTCGAAGAAGAACCACTACGTTCAACACATCAGGACGAAGATTCCAAGGAGCCACCAGTGTCACTCTTTTCCCGGGTGGCAGCATGTTCAGTCCGTAACGCTGCGAACTGA